The genomic stretch GACTTTATTGACGGCAAATCCGGTAATGATTTAATTCTCGGAGGCGATGGTAATGACGAGATTGAAGGCGGAAAAGGACATGATGATATTCAAGCAGGTCCTGGGGATGATACAGTGAGAGCTGGCGTGGGTAATGACAATGTCTCTGGCGGCCCAGGAAGTGACTTTATAAAAGGTCAGAACGGAGAGGACGTTCTTGATGGCGACTCCGGTGATGATATGGTCGAGGGCGGAAGAGGAGCCGATGATATAGCTGGCGGATCAGGCAATGATGTTCTTATGGGCCAAGGCGGCGGAGATGAGATAGACGGCGACTCCGGTGATGATATGATTGAGGGCGGAGACGGAGATGACAATATAGACGGTGGCCCAGGAAACGATACCTGCGTCGATGGTGGATCAGTGATCTGTGAGATACAGTAGACTCTAAATTAAACTAAAAACAACAAAAAGCCGGTACATCTTTTTTAATGGGGTACCGGCTTTATTATTTAACTTCTATTTTGACTCAAGCTCGGCCACAGCAAAGTTAACACCAAAGCGTTTACACCAGATCACGACGGAGCGGTATTGATTAAGGTCAAGGTCTGGTCCCAGCACATAATTCTGATTACCCACATTACCCTTGATTGATCCCAATTCATAAACTTCAGAGTTTTTCACCGTCTCACTATCCATTGGTTCGTCTGCTGCAACTAGCCAAACGTGTACATCCGGACCGTTTGAGACCTCAAATTCAGTAAAGCGCAGAATGCGCTTCCCATCGCCTACATCATAAACGGTGGCTACGCCCTTAGCATCATGAGCAACCGGCTTGAATGTACCTTCATATAAAATATCCGGATTTCCAGCCTCTGTTGATTCAGGGAATTCCTCATTTACTGTTGAGCTAATAAAAAGTTTTTCGGGACGAAATAGATACCAAGCAACTACCAGTGCAACTATGACTATTAAGATAATTAGAGTCTTCATTTTAAATCGCCTCCTCGTAAAGTACCTCTAATAACCTAGCCATTGTTTATACAAAGTAGTTATTATTGAGTTTTATGTATAAACCACAACCTAGTATATATCATTGTAGTCATCTGGGGAATAAGTGTCTGTTAAATTGTCAGTGTCTTCAATTTCTTTATCGTCGGCCCTAATGTCAGGACACTGCATAATGTTTGCGCCCTGATCGGTTCTTTTTGTAGTCCTGCAGTCCTGTCTCTTATCCCCGTAAAGCTCGCGCTCGTTAATTTCATCGCCGCTCACGGGGTATGCTAATAGTAAAAATAATATTATTAATATTGCTTTTTTCATTTGATTAATTTCGCCGCCTAATTTAATAAACTACC from Thermodesulfobacteriota bacterium encodes the following:
- a CDS encoding DM13 domain-containing protein, whose protein sequence is MKTLIILIVIVALVVAWYLFRPEKLFISSTVNEEFPESTEAGNPDILYEGTFKPVAHDAKGVATVYDVGDGKRILRFTEFEVSNGPDVHVWLVAADEPMDSETVKNSEVYELGSIKGNVGNQNYVLGPDLDLNQYRSVVIWCKRFGVNFAVAELESK